From the genome of Desulfuribacillus stibiiarsenatis, one region includes:
- a CDS encoding N-acetyltransferase, which produces MYIRKDNPMKIKKFEQKYTKDIIDVWYRSTTKGQSFISEEFWQKHKATVQDVYLPQAETWLIVNEEDQCLGFISLLGNFIGGLFVSPEFQGRGIGMNLISHVNQLKGELSVDVYRKNMKAREFYKKCGFNDIKEEIQEETGEVLITMMQSMKNV; this is translated from the coding sequence ATGTACATTAGAAAGGATAATCCAATGAAAATTAAGAAGTTTGAACAAAAATATACAAAGGATATCATTGATGTTTGGTATAGAAGTACGACCAAAGGACAAAGCTTTATCTCGGAGGAGTTCTGGCAAAAGCATAAAGCGACAGTACAAGATGTATATCTACCACAAGCCGAAACATGGCTTATAGTGAATGAAGAGGATCAGTGTTTAGGTTTTATCTCTTTGCTAGGAAATTTTATAGGTGGACTATTTGTTTCGCCAGAGTTTCAAGGGAGAGGGATTGGAATGAATCTTATTTCTCATGTGAATCAATTAAAAGGTGAGCTTTCAGTTGATGTTTATCGTAAAAATATGAAAGCTCGAGAATTTTACAAGAAGTGTGGATTTAATGATATTAAGGAGGAAATACAAGAGGAGACCGGAGAAGTCTTAATCACAATGATGCAATCAATGAAGAATGTGTAG
- a CDS encoding pyrimidine/purine nucleoside phosphorylase: protein MDQFENVTVVKKANVYFDGKVTSRTILFPSGEKKTLGIMMPGEYEFGTADKEIMEILAGKLDVLLPGNDEWIAIAGGQAFEVPANASFKMRVSEISDYCCSFIK, encoded by the coding sequence ATGGATCAATTTGAAAACGTGACAGTAGTAAAAAAGGCAAACGTATATTTTGATGGAAAGGTAACGAGTAGAACCATCTTATTCCCATCAGGAGAAAAGAAAACCCTTGGGATTATGATGCCAGGTGAGTACGAGTTTGGAACTGCTGATAAAGAAATTATGGAGATATTAGCAGGAAAATTAGATGTACTATTACCAGGAAACGACGAATGGATTGCAATTGCTGGAGGTCAAGCATTTGAAGTACCTGCAAACGCTAGTTTTAAAATGAGAGTTAGCGAGATCTCTGATTACTGCTGTTCTTTTATTAAATAA
- a CDS encoding putative bifunctional diguanylate cyclase/phosphodiesterase: protein MRSLKGFLLYGAIIGTVIMSLLVFTGVSFGYGAYVKKQTIERAEKTAEITFNSLYVLMKKGWDKEQITSFLEANEESYKANHITVDFYSRDMQFNGKVKDVFADGIPKQKLENNIITYYYPKTIEQDCLVCHIDNQVGDVLGVLQLSEDIQPIIDEAKQDTLLYLLFLFPLPVLGAYILSRFLVGRLEKSISVLHNKIENVNKTDDLQLFEDTNIDLTFSEINVIYDELKALSKRIRSISVDKDILEFEVKLLEKFIITSEVVKDWKEHVNVLLIEINKIMDVHLIFSLFKVEDEDYVLEVFWLLEPNEETKASFEQMIKEKIGQTNAHKDVEMFALEIYHNVADPTSGFDDLDDDNINFQTKSLFLETPRIGGIVGIGVNSNLSSDATRSLVVESILTTLLNVIGSVKAVYKYTKELEYFATRDPLTNLYTQRVYWEMLNYEVLRANRHGYKFGVIVIDLDDFKLINDLHGHLFGDKFLQQVAQVIKGSLREGDILARYGGDEYAIVLPFADVEQVHFVGTRIMDELKKFTLEAPNGATVRVSASIGAAVYPDHAEDSKNLFLIADNMMYKAKGRGKDQIGLPSSDDVIEIFKTIEDKNTLILKALEENRVIPFFQPIKRTSDGQILANEVLMRIDLPEQIMVASDFVEIAESMGIISKLDYMLIEKALHKANAENYTGLLFLNLSPKALIVSDFLKNVRKLVKQYKIPHSQIVFEITERDTVKNLTVLSKFVLELKREGFKFAIDDFGSGFSSYQYIKRLPIDYIKIEGEFIRSLTTDDETDRAIVLSIVTLARELGIVTIGEFVEDEETYQYIKEIGITYAQGYHIGRPSPNLHLDKVR, encoded by the coding sequence ATGAGAAGTCTAAAAGGTTTTCTTTTATATGGTGCTATCATAGGAACAGTTATAATGTCCCTCCTTGTCTTTACTGGGGTATCATTTGGATATGGAGCTTATGTTAAGAAACAAACAATTGAACGAGCTGAGAAAACAGCTGAGATCACGTTTAACTCTTTGTATGTTCTTATGAAAAAAGGATGGGATAAAGAACAAATCACATCGTTTTTAGAGGCCAATGAAGAGTCTTATAAAGCGAATCATATCACCGTTGATTTCTATAGTAGGGATATGCAGTTTAACGGGAAAGTAAAAGATGTTTTCGCTGATGGAATTCCAAAACAGAAACTAGAGAATAATATCATTACCTACTATTATCCGAAAACAATTGAACAGGACTGCTTAGTTTGTCACATCGATAATCAAGTAGGGGATGTATTAGGTGTTCTACAACTATCGGAAGATATACAACCGATTATTGATGAAGCAAAGCAAGATACGTTGTTATATTTGCTATTCTTATTCCCTCTACCTGTGTTAGGGGCATATATACTATCGCGCTTTCTAGTAGGTCGCTTAGAAAAATCAATCAGTGTATTACATAATAAAATTGAAAATGTGAATAAGACTGATGATTTACAACTTTTTGAAGATACAAATATAGACTTAACGTTTTCAGAAATTAATGTCATTTATGATGAATTGAAAGCGCTTTCAAAAAGGATTCGAAGTATTAGTGTCGATAAAGACATTCTAGAATTTGAAGTGAAGTTACTGGAAAAATTTATTATCACATCTGAAGTAGTTAAGGATTGGAAGGAGCATGTCAATGTTCTTCTGATTGAAATTAACAAGATTATGGATGTGCATCTCATCTTCTCATTATTTAAGGTTGAAGATGAAGATTACGTCTTAGAAGTTTTCTGGCTTTTAGAACCAAATGAAGAAACAAAAGCATCTTTTGAACAGATGATTAAAGAGAAAATTGGACAAACGAATGCACATAAGGATGTGGAGATGTTTGCCCTAGAAATCTATCACAACGTTGCGGATCCTACGAGTGGTTTTGATGATTTAGACGATGATAATATCAACTTCCAAACGAAATCTTTGTTCCTAGAAACACCTCGAATCGGTGGAATCGTTGGTATTGGCGTGAATTCTAATCTGTCTTCGGATGCAACTCGTTCGTTGGTAGTAGAGAGTATTCTCACTACACTATTAAACGTGATTGGTTCAGTGAAAGCCGTATATAAATATACGAAAGAGCTAGAATATTTTGCGACACGAGATCCATTAACGAATTTATATACGCAACGTGTCTACTGGGAGATGTTGAACTATGAAGTGCTTAGGGCCAATAGACATGGTTATAAATTTGGAGTCATTGTCATTGACTTAGACGACTTCAAGCTTATCAATGATTTGCACGGTCACCTGTTTGGAGATAAATTCCTACAACAAGTAGCTCAAGTAATAAAAGGTAGCTTGCGAGAAGGTGATATTTTAGCCCGTTATGGTGGAGATGAGTATGCAATCGTACTACCTTTTGCCGATGTGGAGCAAGTGCATTTTGTAGGAACAAGAATTATGGACGAATTAAAGAAATTTACACTAGAGGCACCGAATGGTGCAACGGTAAGAGTTTCCGCTTCTATTGGTGCAGCAGTGTATCCGGACCATGCCGAAGATTCGAAGAACCTATTCCTAATCGCTGATAATATGATGTATAAAGCAAAGGGTAGAGGTAAAGATCAAATTGGTCTACCTTCATCGGATGATGTCATAGAAATATTCAAAACGATTGAAGATAAGAATACATTAATCCTTAAAGCCTTAGAAGAGAATCGAGTCATACCATTCTTCCAACCGATTAAACGAACAAGTGATGGGCAAATATTAGCGAATGAAGTGTTGATGCGGATTGATTTGCCGGAGCAAATTATGGTTGCAAGCGATTTTGTTGAAATTGCTGAGAGCATGGGAATCATTAGTAAGCTGGACTATATGTTGATAGAGAAGGCATTACACAAGGCTAACGCGGAAAACTATACGGGTTTACTATTCTTAAATCTTTCTCCGAAAGCACTAATTGTAAGTGACTTCTTGAAAAACGTAAGAAAACTAGTGAAGCAATATAAAATACCTCATTCACAGATTGTCTTTGAAATTACGGAGCGAGACACTGTAAAGAACTTAACTGTTTTAAGTAAGTTTGTCCTTGAATTGAAACGGGAAGGATTTAAATTTGCTATTGACGATTTTGGGTCTGGTTTCTCATCATACCAATATATCAAGCGTTTACCAATTGACTATATTAAGATTGAAGGAGAATTTATTCGCAGTTTAACAACCGACGATGAAACAGATCGCGCAATCGTATTAAGTATCGTTACATTAGCACGTGAGTTGGGAATTGTAACAATCGGGGAGTTTGTCGAAGACGAGGAAACATATCAATATATTAAAGAGATAGGCATAACATATGCACAGGGATATCATATTGGCCGTCCATCTCCTAACTTACATCTAGATAAAGTCAGATAA
- a CDS encoding DUF502 domain-containing protein, producing the protein MRRVFAIFLKGIFILAPIVLTFYIIYNVYFFTDGLFKGLLEKAGFYYPGLGAVVTLATIFLVGLLASNWITNSIIRYTEKAIIVTPLIGKIYSIIKDTIHSFSNNRKGFTRLVLVSMPNDIKLLGFLTNDDDQVFIPKGYVAVYLMQSMQVAGNLILVPEHTVEPVEASPEDALKFIASAGMLKGSR; encoded by the coding sequence ATGAGACGTGTATTTGCAATTTTTCTTAAGGGAATATTTATATTAGCTCCGATTGTATTAACATTTTACATTATTTATAATGTGTATTTTTTTACTGATGGATTATTTAAAGGCCTACTAGAAAAAGCTGGTTTTTACTATCCAGGGTTAGGGGCAGTCGTAACGCTTGCGACAATCTTTCTCGTTGGATTACTAGCATCCAACTGGATTACCAATAGCATCATTCGGTACACAGAAAAAGCGATTATTGTAACACCATTAATCGGTAAGATCTATAGTATTATTAAAGATACCATTCATTCTTTCTCTAATAATCGTAAAGGCTTTACACGTTTGGTCTTAGTAAGTATGCCAAACGATATCAAGCTACTCGGATTTTTGACTAACGATGACGACCAAGTATTTATACCAAAAGGTTATGTAGCCGTCTATCTAATGCAATCGATGCAAGTAGCGGGGAATTTAATCTTAGTTCCAGAACATACGGTGGAGCCTGTTGAAGCTTCTCCAGAGGATGCCCTTAAATTCATAGCTTCAGCAGGCATGTTAAAAGGGAGTCGATAA
- a CDS encoding YkgJ family cysteine cluster protein, whose protein sequence is MDCRTECGACCVALSISSPIPGMPNGKPAGVACIHLATNKRCNIFNDSGRPKVCDALKPSKEMCGTSMDEALHYLNHLEKATAPKLNS, encoded by the coding sequence GTGGATTGCAGAACAGAATGTGGAGCATGTTGCGTTGCCCTATCAATATCATCACCTATTCCGGGGATGCCTAATGGCAAACCAGCAGGTGTCGCTTGTATTCATCTTGCAACAAATAAAAGATGTAACATCTTTAACGATTCAGGAAGACCTAAAGTATGTGATGCATTAAAACCCTCTAAGGAAATGTGTGGAACTTCTATGGATGAGGCTCTACATTATTTAAATCATTTAGAAAAGGCAACAGCACCGAAATTGAATTCATAA
- a CDS encoding SpoIID/LytB domain-containing protein: MILTYKKLSIVILCFVVMTSFIVTPFFIQTAEANERISERLIRVGLLMLQGGHNEVVSYVTLSSQNGMEITQPQQSTPIMTLAANEEMLFHLDNFYLLFEETTDLKRAQTVHSALVAGNYKPVIIEESVLGESKYQVILGAYASIADAQTMRNKIQTELSYVSTIRGAFRLQSGAYNDIQTAQSMISNLRVKGFEAYLVTSRQNGNFVYRVWIGNEESAAAREVLLTKLKLAFVGQEFINAQSTEGYLLQKQANIAGKSSKVGIIPVNTSKIITRPLLNGNVPTIKVNERFNRQYRGLIELTAHNQQLAVINELPMDQYLYGVVPREMATGWPMEALKTQAVIARTFAMGRNGYVIAHVVDDVKDQAYWGFSIEATDTNLAVDQTRGQVLRTATGALAQTFYSSNAGGMSAQGVEVWGNNIAYLNPVDSSFDSVVLDRISKWYRVMLSNGMTGYIHANYVNPTGEVNQAGFRRATINGMNVNVRANADIYHESLTRVNTGEKVVIFDEVYENNAYQWSKGPYTPIQMRDMINANQRSTNPMIQNPVTSLVVSQRGPSGRVMQVRANGNVVSVSSPDAHRSLFRDQNGSLRSTRFEIDARGSYSILGANGQKMSYPQSDTPAVLYAIDQSSINATVQPKLVNNNSNDFLILNKEKKIRVATKRQDYVFNGFGFGHGFGLSQWGAYGMAMAKNSQGQPLYTYQDILHHYYSRDVYLSPIE, encoded by the coding sequence ATGATATTAACCTATAAAAAGTTATCAATTGTGATACTTTGCTTCGTTGTAATGACAAGCTTTATAGTTACACCTTTTTTCATACAAACTGCTGAGGCAAATGAAAGGATATCTGAGCGATTGATTCGCGTGGGCTTATTAATGCTGCAAGGTGGCCACAATGAAGTAGTGTCTTATGTAACGCTTTCGTCACAGAACGGAATGGAAATAACTCAACCTCAACAGTCGACTCCGATTATGACGCTAGCTGCCAATGAAGAGATGTTGTTTCATTTAGATAACTTCTATCTGTTGTTTGAGGAAACTACAGATCTTAAACGAGCGCAAACGGTTCATTCTGCGTTGGTAGCTGGGAACTATAAACCAGTAATTATTGAAGAAAGTGTATTAGGGGAAAGTAAGTACCAAGTGATTCTTGGGGCGTATGCTTCTATTGCTGACGCACAAACGATGAGAAATAAAATTCAGACAGAATTATCCTATGTTTCCACGATACGAGGGGCCTTTCGTTTACAATCAGGTGCGTACAATGATATCCAAACCGCTCAATCTATGATTTCTAATCTTAGGGTTAAAGGTTTTGAAGCATACTTAGTGACAAGTAGACAAAATGGAAATTTTGTCTACCGTGTCTGGATTGGCAATGAAGAATCAGCGGCAGCAAGGGAAGTACTGTTAACTAAACTGAAATTAGCGTTTGTTGGACAAGAATTTATAAATGCACAATCCACTGAAGGATATTTATTACAGAAACAAGCCAATATTGCTGGGAAGTCTAGCAAAGTGGGCATTATTCCAGTGAATACTAGTAAAATTATTACTCGTCCACTCCTAAATGGCAATGTTCCTACTATTAAAGTCAATGAGAGATTTAACCGCCAATATAGAGGTTTAATAGAGTTAACTGCGCATAATCAGCAATTAGCAGTAATCAATGAATTGCCAATGGATCAATATCTATATGGGGTTGTACCTAGAGAAATGGCTACTGGTTGGCCGATGGAGGCTCTCAAAACACAAGCAGTTATAGCACGAACCTTTGCGATGGGGAGAAATGGGTATGTCATTGCTCATGTAGTTGATGATGTTAAGGATCAAGCCTACTGGGGCTTCTCTATTGAAGCGACAGATACGAATCTAGCAGTTGATCAAACACGTGGACAAGTATTACGTACGGCGACTGGTGCATTAGCCCAAACTTTCTATTCATCCAATGCAGGTGGAATGTCAGCACAAGGGGTTGAAGTTTGGGGTAATAATATAGCATATTTAAATCCTGTGGATAGTTCATTTGATTCGGTAGTATTAGATAGGATTTCTAAGTGGTATCGAGTGATGCTTTCCAATGGTATGACTGGCTACATTCATGCGAACTATGTAAATCCGACGGGTGAAGTCAATCAAGCCGGGTTCCGACGTGCTACTATTAATGGGATGAATGTGAATGTAAGAGCCAATGCTGATATATATCACGAATCTCTTACACGGGTGAATACTGGAGAAAAAGTTGTTATATTTGATGAAGTCTATGAAAATAACGCATATCAGTGGAGTAAGGGACCCTATACTCCTATTCAAATGCGAGATATGATTAATGCAAATCAAAGATCGACCAATCCAATGATTCAAAATCCAGTGACATCTTTAGTCGTATCACAACGTGGCCCATCTGGCCGAGTTATGCAAGTCCGTGCGAATGGGAACGTTGTGAGTGTTTCCAGTCCAGACGCCCACCGTTCTTTGTTTAGAGATCAAAATGGTAGTTTGCGAAGTACTAGATTTGAGATTGATGCTCGAGGATCATATTCTATTTTAGGTGCTAATGGACAGAAAATGTCCTACCCGCAATCCGATACTCCAGCGGTTTTATATGCGATTGATCAATCATCCATCAATGCAACAGTACAACCGAAATTAGTGAATAATAATTCCAATGATTTTCTTATACTGAATAAAGAAAAGAAGATTCGGGTCGCAACCAAGCGACAAGACTATGTATTTAATGGATTTGGTTTTGGTCACGGGTTTGGTTTATCCCAATGGGGTGCCTATGGAATGGCAATGGCCAAAAACTCTCAAGGACAGCCACTGTATACGTATCAAGATATTTTGCATCATTATTATTCTAGGGATGTATACTTGAGTCCAATTGAGTAA
- the gerQ gene encoding spore coat protein GerQ encodes MPSMPIGMPAPSLPQVPAPGQLPLEMSYIENILRLNRGKLARVHMTFEGRRENNVRVFEGIIEAAGRDHIIISEPETGRRYLLLMVYLDYVEFDEEIAYDYPFNGMPAPIR; translated from the coding sequence ATGCCGTCCATGCCGATTGGAATGCCAGCTCCTTCTTTACCACAGGTACCAGCTCCTGGCCAATTACCTTTAGAAATGTCTTATATCGAGAATATTCTACGACTAAACCGTGGTAAACTCGCTAGGGTGCATATGACTTTTGAAGGAAGACGCGAGAACAATGTTAGGGTATTTGAAGGTATTATCGAAGCTGCTGGTCGAGACCATATTATCATCAGTGAACCAGAAACCGGAAGACGTTATTTACTGCTTATGGTATACCTAGATTACGTTGAGTTTGATGAAGAAATCGCATATGATTATCCATTCAATGGAATGCCAGCACCAATAAGATAA
- a CDS encoding cell wall hydrolase has protein sequence MAVIKATEDDVQMLARLLRAEAEGEGELGMLMAGNVMVNRVRSDCLDFVHVRTVPQMAFQSPGGFEAVQKGYFYQRARENEIRLARKLIKGERHHPAEFALWFFRPTGACPEQWWGQWNSGRYKLHCFYTPLAGECPQVYTTF, from the coding sequence ATGGCGGTCATTAAAGCAACGGAAGACGATGTACAAATGCTTGCTAGACTTCTGCGCGCCGAAGCAGAAGGTGAAGGAGAGCTAGGTATGCTTATGGCTGGAAATGTTATGGTAAATCGCGTAAGATCAGACTGCTTAGATTTTGTGCATGTAAGGACAGTTCCCCAGATGGCTTTTCAATCACCAGGTGGCTTTGAAGCTGTACAGAAGGGTTACTTTTATCAACGTGCAAGAGAAAATGAAATTCGCTTAGCGCGTAAGTTAATAAAAGGAGAAAGACACCACCCCGCAGAATTTGCTTTATGGTTCTTCCGACCAACTGGTGCTTGCCCAGAGCAATGGTGGGGTCAATGGAATTCTGGGCGCTATAAGCTACATTGTTTCTATACACCACTTGCTGGAGAGTGTCCACAAGTCTATACAACTTTCTAA
- a CDS encoding peroxiredoxin, with translation MAERLIGKAAPKFTMEAVMANGEFGKVSLDELKGKWVVLFFYPLDFTFVCPTEIRGFNDYYEKFQELNCEVIGASTDSKFSHKAWIENGLGALKFPLAQDLTHAVSSDYGVLIEEEGITLRGLFIIDPDGVLKYGVVQDNNVGRSVDETIRVLEAFQSGGLCPINWKPGQATL, from the coding sequence ATGGCAGAGAGATTAATTGGAAAAGCGGCACCAAAATTCACGATGGAAGCAGTTATGGCAAACGGCGAGTTCGGTAAGGTATCACTTGACGAATTAAAAGGAAAATGGGTTGTATTATTCTTTTATCCGTTAGATTTCACTTTTGTTTGCCCAACAGAAATTCGTGGGTTTAATGATTATTATGAGAAATTCCAAGAATTAAATTGCGAAGTGATTGGTGCTTCAACTGACTCTAAGTTCAGCCACAAGGCTTGGATTGAAAATGGACTAGGAGCTTTAAAGTTTCCATTAGCTCAAGACTTAACACATGCAGTATCAAGTGATTATGGTGTGTTAATTGAAGAAGAAGGTATTACTTTACGTGGGTTATTCATTATCGATCCAGATGGAGTATTAAAATACGGTGTAGTTCAAGATAACAATGTGGGACGTTCTGTTGATGAAACTATCCGTGTGCTTGAAGCATTCCAAAGTGGTGGACTTTGCCCGATTAACTGGAAACCAGGCCAAGCTACTCTATAA
- a CDS encoding B12-binding domain-containing radical SAM protein, with protein sequence MRKSILLITPENKEINQFRKRQFNNFIQITMPYLAAFIDESQYKIVLIDEYNQKIPYRENFDLVAITVNTPNAMHCYEIAKRFRQKGSKVVFGGPHVTLLPEEAIHHCDYLIIGEAEHTWPKFLEEFYHDKLMHQQKVYKSDCVPSLENIPIPKRELGYRRYFTSGAVIASRGCPYHCSYCNLKQIYFDQYRTRPIDQVIVDVANIKGRYFVFWDDNFFGDIEYAKKLMIKLKKLNKKWAAQVTIDRCNDVELLRLAKEAGCVYFFVGLESFSSNSLNSVGKGINKVDTYQHMIELIHKHGISVQAGIIFGFDTDTKEVFKNTLDTCIQLGIDGVTVSVLTPLPKTPIYKKFKREGRLLTEDWSEYNGKTRVAFQPQNMTPQELFDGYMWFRKEFYSLSSITRRVMKSKTNVFHNLMMNLGYRISLRSSNKTL encoded by the coding sequence ATGAGAAAGAGTATCTTGCTAATCACACCAGAGAATAAAGAAATCAATCAATTTCGAAAAAGGCAATTTAACAATTTTATTCAAATTACAATGCCCTATTTAGCTGCTTTCATTGACGAGAGTCAATACAAAATCGTTCTCATTGATGAATATAATCAGAAAATACCTTATCGTGAGAATTTTGATTTGGTTGCAATTACTGTTAATACACCGAACGCCATGCATTGTTATGAGATAGCAAAACGTTTCCGCCAGAAGGGTTCAAAGGTTGTATTTGGTGGACCACATGTAACGTTACTCCCAGAAGAAGCAATTCACCATTGCGACTATTTAATAATTGGCGAAGCTGAACATACATGGCCGAAGTTTTTAGAAGAATTTTATCATGATAAGCTGATGCATCAACAAAAAGTATATAAAAGTGATTGCGTCCCGTCATTAGAAAATATTCCAATACCGAAAAGAGAACTTGGTTATCGTCGGTATTTTACGAGCGGTGCAGTAATCGCTTCTAGAGGATGTCCATATCATTGCAGCTATTGTAATTTAAAACAAATATATTTTGATCAGTATCGAACTCGACCGATTGATCAGGTCATAGTAGATGTTGCAAATATTAAGGGTAGGTATTTTGTGTTTTGGGATGATAATTTCTTTGGGGACATAGAATATGCTAAGAAATTGATGATAAAGTTGAAGAAACTAAACAAGAAGTGGGCAGCTCAAGTTACCATTGATCGTTGTAATGATGTGGAGTTATTACGCTTAGCTAAAGAAGCTGGATGTGTTTATTTTTTTGTTGGGTTAGAATCCTTTTCTAGCAATAGCCTTAATAGCGTGGGGAAAGGTATCAATAAAGTTGACACGTATCAGCATATGATAGAATTAATTCATAAACATGGTATTTCGGTTCAAGCGGGCATCATTTTTGGTTTTGACACAGATACCAAAGAAGTATTTAAGAATACCCTTGACACGTGTATTCAATTGGGGATCGATGGGGTCACAGTCAGTGTATTAACACCATTGCCAAAGACACCTATTTATAAGAAATTTAAACGCGAGGGAAGGCTATTAACGGAAGATTGGAGCGAATACAATGGTAAAACTAGAGTTGCATTTCAACCACAAAACATGACTCCACAAGAACTTTTTGATGGGTATATGTGGTTTCGAAAGGAATTTTACTCACTTTCATCAATTACAAGAAGAGTTATGAAGTCAAAGACCAATGTGTTTCATAATCTAATGATGAATTTAGGATACCGCATAAGCTTACGTTCGAGTAATAAAACATTATGA
- a CDS encoding tRNA-binding protein: protein MNLATFDDFLKVDIRVGEIVQAEEYPEARRPAYKLWVDFGEEIGIKKTSAQITECYSVESLVGRQVLGVVNFPPKQVGKFISEVLVLGTYSAQGVVLIQPEQQVNKGDKLG from the coding sequence ATGAATCTAGCAACATTTGATGATTTTCTTAAAGTTGATATTCGAGTCGGAGAAATTGTGCAAGCTGAAGAATACCCAGAGGCTAGAAGGCCTGCGTATAAGTTGTGGGTAGACTTTGGTGAGGAAATAGGGATTAAGAAGACTAGCGCACAGATTACGGAATGCTATAGTGTAGAGAGTTTAGTAGGGCGGCAAGTTCTGGGTGTTGTAAATTTCCCGCCAAAACAAGTAGGGAAATTTATTTCTGAAGTACTAGTTTTAGGTACATATTCAGCGCAGGGTGTAGTATTAATACAACCAGAACAGCAAGTAAATAAAGGTGATAAACTAGGGTAG
- a CDS encoding trypsin-like peptidase domain-containing protein, giving the protein MNAQRENQHLVFVYGTLRAGQENHSLLKDAMLIDADAWAHGIMYNTTLGYPAVYDDFENFVYGELYQVSDSELQVLDELEDYHGDSQYNEYMRVKKDIYTKQGIQEGYVYLYNLPVTTEMHRIDTGDWLLQEESQDSHEESNDWLKENRKRFLIRTIAVVLSFVLLFSVVGPWFRIFAIPSLDLLSTSRELGKDPMIQLWKKSIVTVNTSTGKGTGFNIHSSGVIITNAHVVDGAKSAYVGFDTGKIYDGSIRQTFSDIDIAILDIEGKDLPALTLALSSNLKIHDKVIIIGNPLGFFQIVMEGTFLGISKIDNWEKPILVFNSPIVKGTSGSPVINHDGQVVGVIFAHIRDKQANGKEVIYGLAVPIDYLNEQEISSYMSNIDNN; this is encoded by the coding sequence TTGAATGCACAAAGAGAAAATCAACACTTAGTGTTTGTTTACGGGACATTAAGAGCTGGTCAAGAAAATCACAGTCTATTGAAAGATGCTATGTTAATTGACGCAGATGCCTGGGCGCATGGAATTATGTATAACACAACTTTGGGATATCCAGCTGTATATGATGATTTTGAGAATTTTGTTTATGGTGAGCTATATCAAGTATCTGATTCAGAGCTACAGGTATTAGATGAACTGGAAGATTATCATGGGGATTCTCAATATAATGAATATATGAGAGTGAAGAAAGATATTTACACAAAACAGGGAATTCAAGAAGGCTATGTTTACTTGTATAACCTGCCAGTGACAACGGAGATGCATCGCATTGACACAGGGGATTGGCTTTTGCAAGAGGAAAGTCAAGATTCTCATGAGGAAAGTAATGATTGGCTAAAAGAGAACAGAAAAAGATTTTTGATTCGAACGATTGCTGTAGTATTGTCGTTCGTATTATTGTTTAGTGTGGTTGGGCCATGGTTTCGTATCTTTGCCATACCTTCATTAGATTTATTAAGTACGTCTAGAGAATTAGGGAAAGACCCGATGATTCAGTTATGGAAAAAGTCAATTGTGACAGTGAATACATCAACAGGTAAAGGCACTGGTTTCAACATTCATTCGAGTGGTGTGATTATCACCAATGCACACGTCGTTGATGGTGCGAAGTCAGCGTATGTTGGTTTTGATACAGGTAAAATTTATGATGGCTCCATTAGACAAACGTTCTCTGATATTGATATAGCTATACTCGATATTGAAGGTAAAGACTTACCAGCATTGACATTGGCATTATCGAGCAATTTGAAGATTCACGATAAGGTGATTATTATTGGTAATCCACTAGGATTTTTCCAAATCGTGATGGAAGGGACGTTTCTAGGTATTTCCAAAATAGATAACTGGGAGAAACCGATTCTAGTATTTAATAGCCCTATTGTAAAAGGTACGAGCGGAAGCCCTGTAATCAACCATGATGGTCAAGTTGTTGGAGTGATTTTTGCCCATATTCGGGATAAACAAGCAAACGGTAAAGAGGTAATCTATGGATTAGCAGTGCCGATTGACTATTTAAACGAGCAGGAGATTTCTTCTTACATGTCGAATATAGACAATAACTGA